The proteins below come from a single Zea mays cultivar B73 chromosome 8, Zm-B73-REFERENCE-NAM-5.0, whole genome shotgun sequence genomic window:
- the LOC100193630 gene encoding uncharacterized protein isoform X1, producing MQQQQPSVRAVTIPFADLKDRGKDLGGFIEEGFGPQGLGIVSIAGVPGYPELRKRLLRLAPRIVSLPDDVKKQLEDPDSRYHFGWSRVEEKFESERWDTAKGSYFANPVFDVPTTDDELVTRYPSYCRPNIWPKDHLPELEIAFKGLGKLMLEVGLMLAHHCDRYVIQRGVGQYIGESLEKTLARSRCPKGRLLYYFPKSFSKQDEVSSWCGWHTDYGFLTGLTCGLFTRKSEEVPCPDIGTGLYVRTRDNQVVKVTLVDDELVYQIGETAEILSRGHLCATPHCVKAPSSEDASDVGRSTFVLFIQPNCAFHQPGHLRTASTPKESWRVLAARAWNKP from the exons atgcagcagcagcagccgtccGTCCGCGCCGTCACCATCCCCTTCGCCGACCTTAAG GATCGGGGCAAGGACCTGGGCGGCTTCATCGAGGAAGGCTTCGGGCCTCAGGGGCTCGGCATCGTCTCCATCGCCGGC GTACCCGGTTACCCAGAGCTCAGGAAAAGGCTGCTGCGCTTGGCGCCAAG GATCGTCAGCCTTCCTGATGATGTGAAGAAACAACTGGAGGACCCAGATAGCAG ATACCACTTTGGTTGGAGTCGTGTAGAAGAGAAATTCGAGTCTGAAAGATGGG ACACAGCCAAAGGCTCCTACTTCGCCAACCCAGTTTTTGATGTCCCAACAACTGATGATGAGCTTGTAACTAG ATACCCATCATACTGCCGACCAAACATATGGCCAAAGGATCATCTTCCTGAGCTTGAAATAG CATTCAAAGGTCTTGGAAAACTGATGTTGGAAGTTGGCTTGATGTTGGCTCATCATTGTGATCGCTATG TAATACAGCGAGGGGTGGGACAGTACATTGGTGAAAGCCTTGAGAAGACACTTGCTAGGTCAAGGTGTCCCAAGGGTCGTCTGCTGTACTACTTCCCCAAATCGTTTAG CAAACAGGACGAAGTTTCGTCATGGTGTGGATGGCATACTGACTATGGATTTTTGACAG GACTTACATGTGGCTTGTTCACGAGAAAATCAGAGGAGGTCCCCTGTCCTGATATTGGAACTGGGCTGTATGTTCGGACTCGTGATAATCAAGTCGTCAAG GTCACACTTGTGGATGATGAGTTGGTCTACCAAATTGGGGAGACTGCTGAAATACTATCAAGAGGGCATCTATGTGCAACCCCACACTGTGTGAAG GCTCCCAGCAGCGAAGATGCTTCTGACGTTGGTCGCTCAACTTTCGTTCTGTTTATTCAGCCAAACTG TGCATTCCACCAACCAGGACACTTGCGTACGGCGAGTACTCCGAAAGAGTCTTGGCGAGTTTTAGCGGCAAGAGCGTGGAACAAACCTTGA
- the LOC100193630 gene encoding uncharacterized protein LOC100193630: MQQQQPSVRAVTIPFADLKDRGKDLGGFIEEGFGPQGLGIVSIAGVPGYPELRKRLLRLAPRIVSLPDDVKKQLEDPDSRYHFGWSRVEEKFESERWDTAKGSYFANPVFDVPTTDDELVTRYPSYCRPNIWPKDHLPELEIAFKGLGKLMLEVGLMLAHHCDRYVIQRGVGQYIGESLEKTLARSRCPKGRLLYYFPKSFSKQDEVSSWCGWHTDYGFLTGLTCGLFTRKSEEVPCPDIGTGLYVRTRDNQVVKVTLVDDELVYQIGETAEILSRGHLCATPHCVKAPSSEDASDVGRSTFVLFIQPNWDEPLKLPSEIRYHQECIPPTRTLAYGEYSERVLASFSGKSVEQTLMPQ; the protein is encoded by the exons atgcagcagcagcagccgtccGTCCGCGCCGTCACCATCCCCTTCGCCGACCTTAAG GATCGGGGCAAGGACCTGGGCGGCTTCATCGAGGAAGGCTTCGGGCCTCAGGGGCTCGGCATCGTCTCCATCGCCGGC GTACCCGGTTACCCAGAGCTCAGGAAAAGGCTGCTGCGCTTGGCGCCAAG GATCGTCAGCCTTCCTGATGATGTGAAGAAACAACTGGAGGACCCAGATAGCAG ATACCACTTTGGTTGGAGTCGTGTAGAAGAGAAATTCGAGTCTGAAAGATGGG ACACAGCCAAAGGCTCCTACTTCGCCAACCCAGTTTTTGATGTCCCAACAACTGATGATGAGCTTGTAACTAG ATACCCATCATACTGCCGACCAAACATATGGCCAAAGGATCATCTTCCTGAGCTTGAAATAG CATTCAAAGGTCTTGGAAAACTGATGTTGGAAGTTGGCTTGATGTTGGCTCATCATTGTGATCGCTATG TAATACAGCGAGGGGTGGGACAGTACATTGGTGAAAGCCTTGAGAAGACACTTGCTAGGTCAAGGTGTCCCAAGGGTCGTCTGCTGTACTACTTCCCCAAATCGTTTAG CAAACAGGACGAAGTTTCGTCATGGTGTGGATGGCATACTGACTATGGATTTTTGACAG GACTTACATGTGGCTTGTTCACGAGAAAATCAGAGGAGGTCCCCTGTCCTGATATTGGAACTGGGCTGTATGTTCGGACTCGTGATAATCAAGTCGTCAAG GTCACACTTGTGGATGATGAGTTGGTCTACCAAATTGGGGAGACTGCTGAAATACTATCAAGAGGGCATCTATGTGCAACCCCACACTGTGTGAAG GCTCCCAGCAGCGAAGATGCTTCTGACGTTGGTCGCTCAACTTTCGTTCTGTTTATTCAGCCAAACTG GGATGAGCCGCTGAAGCTTCCTAGTGAAATACGCTATCACCAGGAG TGCATTCCACCAACCAGGACACTTGCGTACGGCGAGTACTCCGAAAGAGTCTTGGCGAGTTTTAGCGGCAAGAGCGTGGAACAAACCTTGATGCCACAGTAA